The DNA sequence ATAGATACACGCAGCTGATGATCAGGTCATGGATCAACAAAAATCTTGTCGAGTGCGAAGACCCAAGAATCCATGGAAAGTCGCTTGCGGCCAACCGCAAAGGGCAATGGCGGTACAGAATCGGAGATTACCGCCTGATTTGCCTCATCGACGATCAGGAGTTGATCATTTTGGCCCTGAGCGTAGGGCATCGGCGGGAAGTGTACAGGAACTA is a window from the Pyramidobacter porci genome containing:
- a CDS encoding type II toxin-antitoxin system RelE family toxin — encoded protein: MSYDVRTAQRFDREFKKLDRYTQLMIRSWINKNLVECEDPRIHGKSLAANRKGQWRYRIGDYRLICLIDDQELIILALSVGHRREVYRN